The Cellulophaga sp. L1A9 genome window below encodes:
- a CDS encoding HPF/RaiA family ribosome-associated protein gives MTIQINTDKTITGEERSSDFFSSQIAEALERFESHITRIEVHLKDENGKKDGFKDISCLLEARLEGRQPIAISNQANSIDLAVTGAIDKIKSAIETIVEKKQNH, from the coding sequence ATGACAATTCAAATAAATACTGACAAAACAATTACTGGAGAAGAAAGAAGTAGCGATTTTTTTAGTTCTCAAATTGCCGAAGCATTAGAAAGGTTCGAATCTCATATTACCAGAATCGAGGTTCATTTAAAAGATGAGAATGGAAAAAAAGATGGATTTAAAGATATCTCGTGTCTACTAGAAGCTAGACTTGAAGGCAGACAACCCATTGCTATCAGTAATCAGGCAAACTCTATTGATCTTGCCGTAACAGGAGCCATTGATAAAATAAAAAGTGCTATTGAAACTATTGTTGAAAAAAAACAAAATCATTAA
- a CDS encoding tRNA-uridine aminocarboxypropyltransferase yields MKVELKKTRIQCYQCMRPSSTCICEHISSFQTKTRFIILMHPKEYKKEKNGTGHMTHLQLDNSEIIVGVDFTNNNRVNELLTQENSSSFLLYPGKENFNLSLRNSSEINSFMGTNPHIFLIDGTWPCARKILKLSKNLQKLKRVSFDNKIKSKFIIKQQPESLCLSTIESVYTVLNLLKEGDLEQCETKDFLIPFEKMIAYQLEYMLNPSNKNYSSTAIRTVIPKNMYKKVTERNIIFELE; encoded by the coding sequence TTGAAAGTAGAACTAAAAAAAACAAGAATCCAATGTTACCAATGCATGAGGCCTTCAAGCACCTGTATTTGTGAACATATTAGTTCGTTCCAAACTAAGACTCGTTTTATTATTCTTATGCACCCGAAGGAGTATAAAAAAGAAAAAAACGGAACGGGACATATGACGCATCTTCAACTTGATAATTCAGAAATTATAGTGGGTGTCGATTTTACCAATAATAATCGTGTAAATGAACTACTGACTCAAGAAAACAGTAGTTCTTTCTTACTTTATCCGGGAAAAGAAAATTTCAATTTATCGCTGAGAAATAGTTCTGAAATAAACTCTTTTATGGGTACGAACCCACACATCTTCCTTATCGATGGCACCTGGCCCTGCGCACGTAAAATACTTAAACTAAGTAAGAACTTACAAAAACTAAAAAGAGTGAGTTTTGATAATAAAATAAAATCAAAATTTATAATCAAGCAGCAGCCAGAATCTCTTTGTCTTAGTACTATTGAATCTGTCTATACGGTCTTAAATTTACTTAAGGAAGGTGACCTAGAACAATGTGAGACCAAGGACTTCCTTATTCCTTTTGAAAAAATGATTGCCTATCAGCTGGAATATATGCTAAACCCAAGTAATAAAAACTACTCTTCAACTGCAATTAGAACGGTTATTCCTAAGAACATGTATAAAAAAGTTACGGAAAGGAATATTATTTTTGAACTAGAATAG
- a CDS encoding transposase, whose amino-acid sequence MNKYKETFGVDISKDVFDVHGSNQGHDQYKNDEIGFKKFLKELPKSSLVVMEATGYYHYRLAQFLYKKGVVVSVVNPLSIKRFIQMKLAKVKTDKSDAKAICEYALINEVPIYNALTDTQSECLQLFRLLDAYLKQRTATKNKIHGEAVLGIPSKFVYRSLIRNKKQLNKEVTAIESKILSLVKEDQQEQLTLLTSIPGIGQKTALFLIVVTDGFSKFETASQLCSYVGITPTIRESGSSVRGRARISKVGNRKLRNLLFLCSFNACKHNKACREVYERIVNKGKSKKLALIAVANKLLKQSFAIAKSGRPYDEAYVSVLPK is encoded by the coding sequence ATGAATAAATATAAAGAAACTTTTGGAGTTGACATCAGTAAAGATGTCTTTGATGTACATGGTAGTAACCAAGGTCACGACCAGTATAAGAATGATGAAATTGGATTTAAGAAATTCCTTAAGGAATTACCCAAAAGTTCATTGGTCGTTATGGAAGCTACCGGTTATTATCATTACAGACTTGCACAGTTTCTTTACAAGAAAGGAGTAGTAGTTTCAGTAGTAAATCCATTATCGATAAAGCGGTTCATTCAAATGAAACTGGCCAAGGTAAAAACGGACAAGAGCGATGCCAAGGCTATATGTGAATATGCCCTGATCAACGAGGTTCCTATTTACAATGCTTTGACGGATACCCAAAGTGAGTGTCTACAGTTGTTCCGGTTATTGGATGCCTATTTAAAACAACGAACGGCAACCAAGAACAAAATACATGGGGAAGCGGTTTTAGGTATACCCTCAAAGTTTGTTTATCGTTCGTTGATACGCAACAAGAAGCAGCTCAATAAAGAAGTAACGGCAATCGAATCAAAGATTCTATCATTAGTGAAAGAGGACCAACAAGAGCAATTGACCTTGTTGACGTCAATACCTGGCATAGGGCAAAAGACCGCATTGTTCCTAATAGTGGTCACTGATGGTTTCAGTAAGTTCGAAACGGCATCACAGCTTTGTAGTTATGTAGGTATAACCCCAACGATACGAGAGTCTGGGAGCAGTGTAAGAGGTCGAGCGAGAATAAGTAAGGTCGGTAATAGAAAGCTTCGTAATTTATTGTTTCTATGTTCTTTCAATGCCTGTAAACACAACAAGGCATGCAGAGAGGTATATGAGCGAATCGTGAATAAAGGGAAGAGCAAGAAACTGGCACTGATAGCAGTTGCTAACAAACTACTTAAACAGTCCTTTGCTATCGCAAAATCTGGCAGACCCTATGATGAAGCTTATGTTTCTGTATTACCTAAATAA
- a CDS encoding SH3 domain-containing protein produces the protein MSKSGLNVRSDSDLNSEKIGKFNFAEQVKLLEITDKYFEVKDNGEVIKGQWYKVIGKSVINEIITGYVFSGFLTKPKQKGTFEFILYDDNYDNFYCTAKKENKTYNFITNGEEINLLRGDIIEIEWKEAIITSAGDEDIKELYNQLLSIKKIKNGIVSNFRKNYKKQIKYYYTDNYSQSYLDYIYLNVEYYISNSKKKLIKNLIQEKKQIEYSIGNRSRNGTNYLVIGINHSFEFKTIPLQWLYYNEKNGKLYEYDLPKDELIEYKY, from the coding sequence ATATCAAAAAGTGGTCTAAATGTTAGGTCAGATTCTGACTTAAACTCTGAAAAAATAGGGAAATTTAATTTTGCCGAACAGGTAAAGTTATTAGAAATAACAGATAAGTATTTTGAGGTAAAAGATAATGGAGAAGTTATAAAAGGACAATGGTATAAAGTAATCGGAAAATCTGTTATTAATGAAATAATTACGGGTTATGTTTTTAGTGGATTTTTAACTAAACCTAAACAAAAAGGTACCTTTGAATTTATTCTTTACGATGATAATTACGACAATTTTTACTGCACTGCAAAAAAAGAAAATAAAACATATAATTTTATTACAAATGGTGAAGAAATAAACCTCTTAAGAGGTGATATTATTGAAATAGAATGGAAAGAAGCCATTATCACAAGTGCTGGAGATGAAGATATAAAAGAATTATATAATCAATTACTCAGTATCAAAAAAATTAAAAATGGTATTGTTTCTAACTTTAGAAAAAATTATAAGAAACAAATTAAATATTATTACACAGATAATTACTCACAATCCTACTTAGATTATATCTATTTAAATGTTGAATATTATATATCTAATTCAAAAAAAAAACTAATTAAAAACTTAATTCAAGAAAAAAAGCAAATTGAATATTCCATAGGAAATAGAAGTAGAAATGGTACAAATTATTTAGTTATAGGTATAAATCATTCGTTTGAATTTAAGACAATACCTTTACAATGGTTATATTATAATGAAAAAAACGGAAAACTATATGAATATGACTTACCAAAAGATGAATTGATTGAATATAAATACTAA
- a CDS encoding aspartate dehydrogenase domain-containing protein: protein MKIAIIGFGNIGKYLTEWVVNAPSFELRYVVARKEINTEDFDFKNQPVQFRKEVTPELINDVDIIIECATKEVVSQLLKFDEIDRTGLKLIIISTGGLYQNKAVLKTLKKCEVILPIGAIAGLDAIKAVNDEITSISIQTTKHPKSLEGAPFFDSSEIDLSSIKTSQTIWEGNVSEAVRLFPKNINVAASIYFASECENLRIKIVADPNATSNMHEITCEGDFGKIYTRTENKPSPSNPKTSFLAVKSVVSILRNMNSNIKIN, encoded by the coding sequence GTGAAAATAGCGATAATAGGCTTTGGAAATATAGGTAAATATCTTACAGAATGGGTTGTTAATGCCCCTTCGTTTGAACTAAGGTACGTAGTAGCTAGAAAAGAAATTAATACAGAGGATTTTGATTTTAAAAATCAGCCGGTACAATTTAGAAAAGAGGTTACTCCAGAACTGATTAATGATGTTGATATTATTATTGAATGTGCAACGAAGGAAGTCGTTTCTCAGTTATTGAAATTTGATGAAATAGACCGTACCGGTTTAAAATTAATCATTATCAGTACAGGTGGACTTTACCAAAATAAAGCGGTTTTAAAAACCTTAAAAAAATGTGAGGTAATTTTACCAATAGGTGCAATTGCAGGGCTAGATGCTATAAAAGCTGTGAATGATGAAATTACTTCCATTAGCATACAGACTACAAAACATCCTAAAAGTTTAGAAGGCGCTCCGTTTTTTGATAGTTCGGAGATTGATCTTTCGTCAATTAAAACTAGTCAGACTATTTGGGAAGGTAATGTAAGTGAAGCTGTACGTTTATTTCCTAAAAACATAAACGTTGCTGCAAGTATTTATTTTGCATCAGAATGTGAAAATTTAAGAATTAAAATCGTTGCCGATCCGAACGCTACTAGTAATATGCACGAGATAACTTGTGAAGGTGATTTCGGAAAAATATATACGCGTACCGAGAATAAACCAAGTCCAAGTAATCCTAAAACAAGCTTTTTAGCCGTTAAAAGTGTGGTTAGTATACTTAGAAATATGAATTCTAATATTAAAATAAACTAA
- a CDS encoding ribonuclease E inhibitor RraB: protein MNNTSELNAQLKRNENMWQIWEQNGINSETEFIVNFHFYTPKKENMELLCQKLGNQNTPTSVKETRTLIFLKGWKIEAEILKKWTLDELQLKTKRIVFIAQQAGVSLEGCSAMMPKRQG from the coding sequence ATGAACAATACTTCTGAACTAAACGCTCAGCTTAAAAGAAATGAAAATATGTGGCAAATTTGGGAGCAAAACGGGATTAATTCGGAAACTGAATTTATAGTCAATTTTCATTTTTATACTCCAAAAAAAGAAAATATGGAGCTTCTATGCCAAAAGTTAGGAAATCAAAACACACCAACAAGCGTAAAAGAAACTAGAACGCTCATTTTTTTAAAAGGCTGGAAAATTGAAGCTGAAATTCTCAAAAAATGGACGCTAGATGAATTGCAATTAAAAACAAAACGCATCGTTTTTATAGCTCAACAAGCAGGGGTGTCCTTAGAAGGCTGCAGTGCTATGATGCCAAAAAGACAGGGTTAA
- a CDS encoding ThuA domain-containing protein, protein MKTRILSLTCFIIFTCNQMAFAQDQFKVLLFTVQDTWHYECIPTAVAAFHKMATEHQFKFDWTQSPEDLALKLPSYDVVVFLNADADILTDDQLEVLKTHLHNGKGFVGVHSTSDSKIRNLWFDNLVGGVFKDHPQFQAAVLKNHDVNFPSNLHLPEKWLWSEEWYNFELLKSEHIKVLLSVDENTYDYQKGYDEIPLKGMGKNHPIAWYQFYEGGRSFYTTLGHKPEAFHNQTYLDHLFGGIYWAAKGDKK, encoded by the coding sequence ATGAAAACAAGAATTTTATCATTAACCTGTTTTATCATTTTCACTTGCAACCAAATGGCTTTTGCTCAAGACCAATTTAAGGTGTTATTGTTTACCGTACAAGATACTTGGCATTATGAGTGCATTCCCACTGCGGTAGCTGCTTTCCATAAAATGGCTACTGAACATCAGTTTAAGTTTGATTGGACGCAAAGCCCAGAAGATCTTGCCCTAAAATTACCATCTTACGATGTGGTTGTATTTTTAAATGCTGATGCTGATATCTTAACTGATGACCAGCTTGAAGTACTAAAAACACACCTCCACAACGGCAAAGGTTTTGTGGGAGTCCACTCTACTTCTGATAGTAAAATTAGAAACCTTTGGTTTGATAATCTTGTAGGCGGAGTTTTTAAAGACCATCCCCAATTTCAGGCAGCGGTACTAAAGAATCACGATGTAAATTTCCCGTCTAACCTACACCTACCCGAAAAATGGTTGTGGAGTGAAGAATGGTATAATTTTGAACTCTTAAAATCAGAACATATTAAAGTACTCCTTTCCGTAGATGAAAACACCTATGATTACCAAAAAGGATACGACGAAATACCGCTTAAAGGTATGGGCAAAAACCACCCTATCGCGTGGTATCAATTTTACGAAGGAGGGCGCTCATTTTATACTACACTTGGTCATAAACCAGAAGCCTTTCATAATCAAACGTATTTAGACCATTTATTTGGTGGTATCTATTGGGCTGCGAAAGGCGATAAAAAATAA
- a CDS encoding transposase: MKNSKFSESQIIKALKENEQGRSVGDLSRELGIDKSTFYYWRKKYGGMEQQQLKRLKELEEENNKLKQMYADVSLDNKMLKDVLSKKF, encoded by the coding sequence ATGAAAAACAGCAAATTTAGCGAGAGCCAGATTATTAAAGCTCTTAAGGAAAATGAACAAGGAAGATCCGTAGGTGATTTATCTAGAGAATTAGGAATTGACAAAAGCACCTTCTACTATTGGAGAAAGAAGTACGGCGGTATGGAACAACAGCAGCTTAAACGTTTAAAAGAACTTGAAGAAGAGAACAATAAACTTAAACAGATGTATGCTGATGTGAGTCTTGATAATAAGATGCTTAAAGACGTATTGTCAAAAAAGTTCTAA
- a CDS encoding FKBP-type peptidyl-prolyl cis-trans isomerase, with amino-acid sequence MENIHYQIMKSFLTVFFTLVCHLLFSQVKDTITTTSGLKYFLTQKGEGRAIDSGAIAIQHYTLWLSNGEKLDSSRDREGTFASEYPSKNLIKGYNEALSILKVGDRGIFIMPYYLAYGEKGGTGIPAKETLMFDIEILATKKESLEKEMNKILYHNYEKDSIPKIQQTVKRFQALKEEGFKDTWMNEYAMNSVGYGLMRKGHFSEALQVLLLNSEQYPTSSNVYDSLGETYMKLGKEELAILNYKKSLDLNSENKNAVEMLKKLTKE; translated from the coding sequence ATGGAAAATATACACTATCAAATTATGAAAAGCTTTTTAACGGTCTTCTTTACTCTAGTCTGTCACTTATTATTTTCGCAAGTTAAAGATACTATAACGACTACGTCTGGGCTGAAATATTTTTTGACACAAAAGGGAGAAGGACGGGCTATTGATTCAGGCGCTATAGCAATTCAACATTATACTCTTTGGCTATCTAATGGAGAAAAACTAGACTCTTCTAGAGATAGGGAAGGAACTTTTGCTAGTGAATATCCCTCAAAAAATTTAATAAAAGGTTATAATGAAGCACTCTCGATATTGAAAGTAGGAGATAGAGGAATTTTTATTATGCCCTATTATTTGGCTTATGGCGAAAAAGGGGGTACTGGTATTCCAGCTAAAGAAACGTTAATGTTTGATATTGAAATTTTGGCTACTAAAAAAGAATCTTTAGAAAAAGAAATGAATAAGATACTCTATCATAATTATGAAAAAGATAGTATTCCTAAAATTCAACAAACTGTTAAAAGGTTTCAAGCATTAAAAGAAGAAGGATTTAAAGACACGTGGATGAATGAATATGCTATGAATAGTGTTGGGTATGGTTTAATGAGAAAGGGTCATTTTTCTGAAGCTTTGCAGGTGTTATTATTGAATTCAGAGCAATATCCAACTTCTTCGAATGTCTATGATAGTTTGGGCGAAACTTATATGAAATTGGGTAAGGAAGAATTAGCAATCTTGAACTACAAAAAATCTCTTGACTTAAATTCGGAAAATAAAAATGCTGTTGAGATGCTGAAAAAGCTAACTAAAGAATAG
- a CDS encoding IS3 family transposase: protein MKRFVIPIIRACNIVGLSRSMWYYQSKKDDSEVIDKLTALAESYPTRGFDEYYYKIRREGLKWNRKRVLRVYREMKLSLRRKHKKRLVKRIKQPLETPLTLNECWSMDFMSDALTDGRKLRVFNVIDDCNREALAIDAGLSYPARAVVETLECLKEEIGIPKYVRCDNGPEFISKTFMNWCKKNFIEIKYTQPGKPMQNGYIERFNRFFREDILDAYFFNDIYQLQKISDNWREDYNFNHPHKSLGNILPKEFMPRFDEEFKFFIKSGLNNNYLSKLEVS from the coding sequence ATCAAAAGGTTTGTAATTCCTATCATCCGTGCCTGTAATATTGTAGGACTGAGTAGATCGATGTGGTATTACCAAAGTAAGAAAGATGATAGTGAGGTTATTGATAAGCTAACAGCGTTAGCGGAATCATACCCAACTAGAGGTTTTGATGAATATTATTATAAGATCCGTCGTGAAGGCTTAAAATGGAACAGAAAACGAGTGTTACGTGTGTACCGTGAGATGAAACTCAGTCTGCGCCGTAAACACAAAAAACGTTTGGTTAAACGTATAAAACAACCTTTAGAAACACCTTTAACATTAAATGAGTGTTGGAGTATGGATTTTATGAGCGATGCCCTTACTGATGGTAGAAAGCTCAGAGTGTTTAATGTTATAGACGACTGTAATCGGGAAGCTCTAGCAATAGACGCAGGACTTTCTTATCCAGCAAGAGCTGTTGTAGAAACTCTTGAATGCCTAAAAGAGGAAATAGGAATACCCAAATATGTAAGATGTGATAATGGCCCGGAGTTTATCTCTAAGACTTTTATGAACTGGTGTAAAAAGAACTTTATAGAAATTAAATATACCCAACCGGGAAAGCCAATGCAAAATGGATATATAGAACGATTTAACCGTTTCTTTAGGGAGGATATATTAGATGCCTATTTTTTCAATGACATTTATCAACTTCAAAAAATAAGCGACAACTGGAGAGAAGACTATAATTTTAATCACCCGCATAAATCTTTAGGTAATATATTACCTAAAGAATTCATGCCCAGATTTGATGAAGAATTTAAATTCTTCATCAAATCTGGGCTAAATAATAATTATTTATCGAAATTAGAGGTGTCCTAA
- a CDS encoding sugar phosphate isomerase/epimerase yields MNYHFSLHRFTQKTVLLLFLIGTNTVFSQKPIPKQSDRLQQYLGFWVSSIDYKTDSVAKAPLIKMNNYPKIDHTTMAVDVFQRDGEIYNHTLTELIGYDTKTDSLFALGKSAQGQMFLGTGAFTTQSDWIMKDRDFTGKETMTVSFDFKNQTDVYLKGVNPQNEMLWQTRYIKKNPKHKNIGIQLVSVHEEMQKNPKETLKYLDRMGYSYIETFVYKDRSFYGLSPMDFKKLVEKNNLKFTGSMTFYDLPSDDHQAWKKAMKWWKECIEDHRQAGVEYLTISNNQIKEIETLSELKRYAEYYTAIGKLCKERGIRFAYHNHSDEFKTVENKVVYDYLLENTDPEYVSFQADLYWMHFSQINPIDYFKKYKNRFISWHVKDYKELGQSGKMDFELYFEYTETAGVKYIVAEVEAYNYPVWYSINAAWNYLYFNIL; encoded by the coding sequence ATGAATTACCATTTTAGCTTACATCGGTTTACCCAAAAAACCGTATTACTGCTCTTTTTAATAGGAACAAATACTGTTTTCTCACAAAAGCCCATTCCAAAACAATCGGATAGATTGCAACAGTATTTAGGATTCTGGGTTAGTTCAATTGATTATAAAACGGATAGTGTGGCCAAGGCACCTCTAATCAAAATGAACAACTATCCTAAAATAGATCATACCACAATGGCCGTAGATGTGTTTCAACGGGATGGCGAAATCTACAATCATACCTTAACAGAACTTATTGGATACGACACCAAGACCGATTCACTTTTTGCTTTGGGTAAAAGTGCTCAAGGCCAAATGTTCCTTGGTACAGGAGCGTTTACCACCCAAAGCGACTGGATAATGAAAGACCGGGACTTTACAGGAAAAGAAACCATGACAGTTAGTTTTGATTTTAAAAATCAAACTGATGTATACCTAAAGGGAGTAAATCCGCAGAACGAAATGCTTTGGCAAACGCGCTATATCAAGAAAAATCCAAAGCATAAAAATATAGGAATACAGTTAGTTTCAGTGCATGAAGAAATGCAGAAGAATCCTAAAGAGACCCTGAAGTACCTTGATAGAATGGGCTATAGCTATATTGAAACTTTTGTTTATAAAGATCGTTCGTTTTATGGACTATCTCCCATGGATTTTAAAAAACTGGTGGAAAAAAATAACCTGAAATTCACGGGATCCATGACGTTTTACGACCTCCCTTCCGATGACCATCAAGCTTGGAAAAAAGCTATGAAATGGTGGAAGGAATGCATCGAAGACCACAGGCAAGCAGGTGTGGAATACCTTACCATATCCAATAATCAAATTAAAGAAATTGAGACCCTTTCCGAACTCAAAAGATATGCTGAGTACTACACGGCTATTGGAAAACTTTGTAAAGAAAGAGGAATCAGGTTCGCTTACCATAATCATTCCGATGAATTTAAAACGGTAGAAAACAAGGTTGTTTATGACTACCTCCTAGAAAACACAGATCCGGAATATGTTAGTTTTCAAGCCGATCTGTATTGGATGCATTTTTCACAAATAAACCCCATTGACTACTTTAAAAAATACAAGAACCGGTTTATAAGCTGGCATGTAAAAGATTACAAAGAACTTGGCCAGAGCGGCAAAATGGATTTTGAGCTCTACTTTGAATACACAGAAACTGCGGGCGTCAAATATATTGTGGCTGAAGTGGAAGCCTATAATTACCCCGTGTGGTATAGCATTAACGCAGCTTGGAACTATTTATATTTTAACATATTATAA